The proteins below are encoded in one region of Silene latifolia isolate original U9 population chromosome 2, ASM4854445v1, whole genome shotgun sequence:
- the LOC141644031 gene encoding nuclear matrix constituent protein 1-like isoform X2: MFTPHMKSPWTPATSAARTTFGGDGGGSRLTAAEKGKSLAFIDDDSPSPPLPPPPRSSFKTDVSRRNGDNNSEDWKRFKEAGLLDESSLQRGDRVALLDKIQKLEKELFDYQYNMGLLLIEKEDLVSKNEELGQEFAEAQEILKREKTAHVIAISEAEQREENLKKALGVEKKCLVDLERALRDMHEEHAKLKALSETSVTDINTRMETLEKKRLDLEAKTHVADAKLAAADKKNSELDMKLQDLETRERILQREHMSLAEEKKAHQTYFQKHKKDLMEWERKLQEGEQKLCDSRRILREKEEKLHEIESTSREKEAYMDELQQKIELANATLKKMELDMEIKLADLDSKEKKAESLRCKLETSERELLEKEKRLSARESVELENLLRKHKTELDVKMHESELEMKKKRNAMEEEFSTKMQEIDSRRSEINHLEEMLGKKEHALEKKSERVKEKEKDIDIKMKALKEREKSMKAEEKSLQLEKKEIKADREGLEDLKKELETWRTNLREQELKIEEEQKELEVLQEERSNYLRLQTNLKQEYEFARRQSELIEKEAGELKLEREKFEKDWEALDEKRAAVDNKLKLLEEERASFEKLQKSEEDRSKRERAEREEHLRLESERIRLEKESFEASMDQQKKMYDEKAKNDHILMFQDLERERRDFYNDVEKRQNELKEVMEEKERAFEERTLKEMGNLHRLKEDADRKMKDMETERHRLEKEREEMELIKKQLEETRVEMSTDVNTLDNLSKTMKKQREEFARERRLFVAFIEQIKGCSNCGDSAQAFLCTDLHHVDDSYAKTEPTSMELSAKTYLSPATSNKSSLKLGGQMSVLRKCASIIFKSPKDKGQPTDDHKAEPLTESKKGASASIDESEPSLRIVNNSLRNSPQDVIPREDSLDTTTPSVDVSDLASVEQGVQESENTVSKTGRRKPVRKRGTGVRRTHSVKAVVEDAKAILGVGSDTIIEAEIKHPAGARKRTRLQESRATESEQDFDHSEGIADSATTGGRRKRRQTGAADSQNAGQRRYNLRRHTTAQTTSGKPTDEDEAASKGSDQRVQNPHDVHAPSLDAAADSSSRLNLVQVSTTRSIEISSHRILRFPPADQADNHIEAGKSLQSASLIGEEKLGENKAVNEEVNENEDDQNDDEATSDGGVDGEDGDGDGDGDGDGDGDGDGDGDGDGNDSDGHPGQASIGTKLWNFFTS; this comes from the exons ATGTTCACGCCTCACATGAAGTCACCATGGACTCCGGCCACCTCCGCCGCAAGAACCACCTTCGGAGGCGACGGCGGTGGCTCTAGACTTACCGCGGCGGAAAAAGGTAAATCGTTGGCGTTTATCGACGACGATTCTCCCTCTCCACCGCTGCCACCGCCGCCGAGGAGTTCTTTCAAGACTGATGTGTCTCGACGAAACGGCGATAATAATAGCGAGGATTGGAAGAGGTTTAAGGAGGCTGGGTTGTTGGATGAATCTTCTTTACAGAGAGGAGATCGTGTTGCTCTTCTTGATAAGATTCAGAAGCTTGAAAAAgag CTTTTTGACTATCAATACAATATGGGACTTCTGCTTATTGAGAAGGAGGATCTAGTTTCAAAAAATGAAGAACTAGGGCAAGAATTTGCTGAAGCTCAGGAGATACTCAAGCGTGAGAAAACTGCACATGTTATTGCAATTTCTGAAGCCGAGCAACGAGAAGAAAATTTGAAGAAAGCTTTGGGTGTTGAAAAAAAGTGTTTGGTTGAT CTTGAGAGAGCCTTGCGTGATATGCACGAAGAACATGCAAAGCTTAAAGCTTTATCAGAAACTTCTGTGACAGATATAAACACTCGTATGGAAACTCTGGAGAAGAAACGTCTGGACTTAGAAGCAAAAACTCATGTAGCTGATGCCAAGCTTGCTGCCGCAGATAAAAAGAATTCTGAGCTAGACATGAAACTTCAAGATTTGGAAACGCGTGAAAGGATTTTACAGAGGGAGCACATGTCATTAGCTGAAGA GAAAAAAGCTCATCAAACATACTTTCAGAAACATAAGAAGGATTTGATGGAGTGGGAGAGAAAGTTACAGGAAGGAGAACAAAAGCTTTGCGACAGTCGGAGAATTCTCAGGGAGAAAGAGGAAAAGCTGCATGAAATTGAAAGTACTAGTAGAGAAAAGGAGGCTTACATGGATGAGCTGCAACAAAAGATTGAATTAGCTAATGCAACTCTAAAGAAAATGGAACTTGATATGGAGATTAAATTAGCAGATTTAGATTCAAAGGAAAAG AAAGCTGAATCTTTGAGATGTAAATTGGAGACGTCTGAGAGGGAATTGCTTGAAAAAGAAAAACGGCTTAGTGCAAGAGAAAGT GTGGAGTTGGAGAATCTTCTTCGTAAGCACAAAACAGAATTAGATGTTAAAATGCATGAATCTGAGTTAGAAATGAAGAAAAAGCGAAATGCCATGGAAGAGGAGTTCAGCACTAAAATGCAAGAGATCGATTCAAGGAGAAGTGAAATCAATCATCTTGAGGAGATGTTGGGTAAAAAAGAGCATGCATTGGAGAAAAAATCGGAGAGGGTGAAGGAGAAAGAAAAAGATATTGATATAAAGATGAAAGCTCTGAAAGAGAGAGAAAAATCTATGAAAGCAGAAGAGAAAAGCTTGCAGTTGGAGAAAAAAGAGATCAAGGCAGATAGAGAGGGCTTGGAGGATTTGAAAAAGGAACTTGAGACATGGAGAACTAACCTGAGGGAACAGGAACTTAAGATTGAAGAAGAGCAGAAAGAGCTTGAAGTATTACAGGAGGAGAGGTCTAACTATCTCCGATTGCAAACGAACCTTAAACAGGAATATGAGTTTGCAAGACGTCAGAGTGAGCTAATTGAGAAGGAAGCTGGGGAACTGAAGCTGGAACGGGAGAAGTTTGAGAAAGACTGGGAGGCATTGGATGAGAAACGAGCGGCTGTGGATAACAAACTTAAGCTGCTGGAGGAAGAAAGAGCCAGCTTTGAAAAATTGCAGAAGTCAGAGGAAGATCGATCAAAAAGGGAGAGAGCCGAGAGAGAGGAGCACCTGCGGCTTGAATCTGAGAGAATCAGATTAGAGAAAGAATCCTTTGAAGCTTCCATGGACCAACAGAAGAAAATGTATGATGAAAAGGCGAAAAATGACCATATCCTCATGTTTCAAGATCTTGAACGTGAGAGGCGTGATTTTTATAATGATGTGGAAAAGAGACAGAATGAACTGAAGGAGGTTATGGAAGAAAAGGAGAGAGCTTTTGAGGAGAGGACGCTGAAAGAGATGGGAAATCTCCACCGCTTGAAAGAAGATGCTGACAGAAAAATGAAAGATATGGAAACTGAAAGACATCGTTTGGAGAAAGAGAGGGAAGAAATGGAATTGATCAAGAAGCAGCTTGAAGAAACCCGTGTCGAAATGTCTACCGACGTTAACACTCTTGATAATCTTAGTAAAACTATGAAGAAGCAACGCGAAGAATTTGCCCGTGAGAGGCGTCTTTTTGTCGCTTTCATTGAGCAGATTAAGGGCTGCAGTAACTGTGGGGATTCTGCTCAAGCATTTCTTTGTACTGATCTGCATCATGTTGATGACAGTTATGCGAAGACTGAACCTACCTCTATGGAGTTGAGTGCAAAGACGTATCTGTCTCCTGCTACCTCAAATAAAAGTAGTTTGAAATTAGGCGGACAGATGAGCGTGCTTCGGAAATGTGCTTCTATCATTTTTAAGTCTCCTAAAGATAAAGGTCAACCTACTGATGATCATAAAGCTGAACCGTTGACTGAAAGCAAAAAGGGAGCAAGTGCTAGTATTGATGAGAGTGAACCATCATTGAGAATAGTCAATAACTCCTTAAGGAACTCCCCACAAGATGTTATTCCTAGAGAAGATAGTCTTGATACTACTACTCCATCAGTTGATGTCTCTGATCTTGCAAGTGTAGAGCAAGGCGTTCAGGAGTCAGAGAATACAGTATCTAAAACTGGCAGACGCAAACCAGTAAGGAAGCGTGGGACTGGAGTTCGGAGGACACACTCTGTGAAAGCTGTGGTCGAGGATGCGAAGGCCATCCTTGGTGTGGGTTCTGATACAATCATTGAAGCTGAAATTAAACATCCTGCTGGGGCCCGAAAGCGTACTCGTCTCCAGGAGTCCAGGGCTACTGAAAGTGAACAGGATTTTGATCATAGTGAGGGGATTGCTGACAGTGCAACAACTGGTGGTCGAAGAAAAAGGCGGCAGACGGGTGCAGCTGATTCACAAAATGCCGGTCAAAGGCGCTACAACCTCAGGCGTCATACAAC TGCGCAAACCACAAGTGGGAAGCCCACGGATGAGGATGAGGCTGCCTCCAAAGGCAGTGATCAAAGGGTACAAAATCCACATGACGTGCATGCTCCATCATTGGATGCTGCTGCTGACAGTAGTTCAAGATTAAACTTGGTACAAGTTTCAACCACAAGAAGTATTGAGATCTCGTCCCATCGAATTCTCAGG TTTCCACCAGCTGACCAGGCCGACAATCATATTGAGGCTGGGAAATCGCTACAGAGTGCTTCATTAATTGGAGAAGAAAAGTTGGGAGAAAATAAAGCAGTGAATGAGGAGGTCAATGAGAACGAAGATGACCAGAATGATGATGAAGCCACCAGTGATGGCGGTGTTGATGGAGAAgacggagatggagatggagatggagatggagatggagatggagatggagatggagatgggGACGGTGACGGTAACGACTCTGATGGTCACCCCGGTCAAGCATCTATAGGAACGAAGTTATGGAACTTTTTTACATCATGA
- the LOC141644031 gene encoding nuclear matrix constituent protein 1-like isoform X1: MGLLLIEKEDLVSKNEELGQEFAEAQEILKREKTAHVIAISEAEQREENLKKALGVEKKCLVDLERALRDMHEEHAKLKALSETSVTDINTRMETLEKKRLDLEAKTHVADAKLAAADKKNSELDMKLQDLETRERILQREHMSLAEEKKAHQTYFQKHKKDLMEWERKLQEGEQKLCDSRRILREKEEKLHEIESTSREKEAYMDELQQKIELANATLKKMELDMEIKLADLDSKEKKAESLRCKLETSERELLEKEKRLSARESVELENLLRKHKTELDVKMHESELEMKKKRNAMEEEFSTKMQEIDSRRSEINHLEEMLGKKEHALEKKSERVKEKEKDIDIKMKALKEREKSMKAEEKSLQLEKKEIKADREGLEDLKKELETWRTNLREQELKIEEEQKELEVLQEERSNYLRLQTNLKQEYEFARRQSELIEKEAGELKLEREKFEKDWEALDEKRAAVDNKLKLLEEERASFEKLQKSEEDRSKRERAEREEHLRLESERIRLEKESFEASMDQQKKMYDEKAKNDHILMFQDLERERRDFYNDVEKRQNELKEVMEEKERAFEERTLKEMGNLHRLKEDADRKMKDMETERHRLEKEREEMELIKKQLEETRVEMSTDVNTLDNLSKTMKKQREEFARERRLFVAFIEQIKGCSNCGDSAQAFLCTDLHHVDDSYAKTEPTSMELSAKTYLSPATSNKSSLKLGGQMSVLRKCASIIFKSPKDKGQPTDDHKAEPLTESKKGASASIDESEPSLRIVNNSLRNSPQDVIPREDSLDTTTPSVDVSDLASVEQGVQESENTVSKTGRRKPVRKRGTGVRRTHSVKAVVEDAKAILGVGSDTIIEAEIKHPAGARKRTRLQESRATESEQDFDHSEGIADSATTGGRRKRRQTGAADSQNAGQRRYNLRRHTTAQTTSGKPTDEDEAASKGSDQRVQNPHDVHAPSLDAAADSSSRLNLVQVSTTRSIEISSHRILRFPPADQADNHIEAGKSLQSASLIGEEKLGENKAVNEEVNENEDDQNDDEATSDGGVDGEDGDGDGDGDGDGDGDGDGDGDGDGNDSDGHPGQASIGTKLWNFFTS; this comes from the exons ATGGGACTTCTGCTTATTGAGAAGGAGGATCTAGTTTCAAAAAATGAAGAACTAGGGCAAGAATTTGCTGAAGCTCAGGAGATACTCAAGCGTGAGAAAACTGCACATGTTATTGCAATTTCTGAAGCCGAGCAACGAGAAGAAAATTTGAAGAAAGCTTTGGGTGTTGAAAAAAAGTGTTTGGTTGAT CTTGAGAGAGCCTTGCGTGATATGCACGAAGAACATGCAAAGCTTAAAGCTTTATCAGAAACTTCTGTGACAGATATAAACACTCGTATGGAAACTCTGGAGAAGAAACGTCTGGACTTAGAAGCAAAAACTCATGTAGCTGATGCCAAGCTTGCTGCCGCAGATAAAAAGAATTCTGAGCTAGACATGAAACTTCAAGATTTGGAAACGCGTGAAAGGATTTTACAGAGGGAGCACATGTCATTAGCTGAAGA GAAAAAAGCTCATCAAACATACTTTCAGAAACATAAGAAGGATTTGATGGAGTGGGAGAGAAAGTTACAGGAAGGAGAACAAAAGCTTTGCGACAGTCGGAGAATTCTCAGGGAGAAAGAGGAAAAGCTGCATGAAATTGAAAGTACTAGTAGAGAAAAGGAGGCTTACATGGATGAGCTGCAACAAAAGATTGAATTAGCTAATGCAACTCTAAAGAAAATGGAACTTGATATGGAGATTAAATTAGCAGATTTAGATTCAAAGGAAAAG AAAGCTGAATCTTTGAGATGTAAATTGGAGACGTCTGAGAGGGAATTGCTTGAAAAAGAAAAACGGCTTAGTGCAAGAGAAAGT GTGGAGTTGGAGAATCTTCTTCGTAAGCACAAAACAGAATTAGATGTTAAAATGCATGAATCTGAGTTAGAAATGAAGAAAAAGCGAAATGCCATGGAAGAGGAGTTCAGCACTAAAATGCAAGAGATCGATTCAAGGAGAAGTGAAATCAATCATCTTGAGGAGATGTTGGGTAAAAAAGAGCATGCATTGGAGAAAAAATCGGAGAGGGTGAAGGAGAAAGAAAAAGATATTGATATAAAGATGAAAGCTCTGAAAGAGAGAGAAAAATCTATGAAAGCAGAAGAGAAAAGCTTGCAGTTGGAGAAAAAAGAGATCAAGGCAGATAGAGAGGGCTTGGAGGATTTGAAAAAGGAACTTGAGACATGGAGAACTAACCTGAGGGAACAGGAACTTAAGATTGAAGAAGAGCAGAAAGAGCTTGAAGTATTACAGGAGGAGAGGTCTAACTATCTCCGATTGCAAACGAACCTTAAACAGGAATATGAGTTTGCAAGACGTCAGAGTGAGCTAATTGAGAAGGAAGCTGGGGAACTGAAGCTGGAACGGGAGAAGTTTGAGAAAGACTGGGAGGCATTGGATGAGAAACGAGCGGCTGTGGATAACAAACTTAAGCTGCTGGAGGAAGAAAGAGCCAGCTTTGAAAAATTGCAGAAGTCAGAGGAAGATCGATCAAAAAGGGAGAGAGCCGAGAGAGAGGAGCACCTGCGGCTTGAATCTGAGAGAATCAGATTAGAGAAAGAATCCTTTGAAGCTTCCATGGACCAACAGAAGAAAATGTATGATGAAAAGGCGAAAAATGACCATATCCTCATGTTTCAAGATCTTGAACGTGAGAGGCGTGATTTTTATAATGATGTGGAAAAGAGACAGAATGAACTGAAGGAGGTTATGGAAGAAAAGGAGAGAGCTTTTGAGGAGAGGACGCTGAAAGAGATGGGAAATCTCCACCGCTTGAAAGAAGATGCTGACAGAAAAATGAAAGATATGGAAACTGAAAGACATCGTTTGGAGAAAGAGAGGGAAGAAATGGAATTGATCAAGAAGCAGCTTGAAGAAACCCGTGTCGAAATGTCTACCGACGTTAACACTCTTGATAATCTTAGTAAAACTATGAAGAAGCAACGCGAAGAATTTGCCCGTGAGAGGCGTCTTTTTGTCGCTTTCATTGAGCAGATTAAGGGCTGCAGTAACTGTGGGGATTCTGCTCAAGCATTTCTTTGTACTGATCTGCATCATGTTGATGACAGTTATGCGAAGACTGAACCTACCTCTATGGAGTTGAGTGCAAAGACGTATCTGTCTCCTGCTACCTCAAATAAAAGTAGTTTGAAATTAGGCGGACAGATGAGCGTGCTTCGGAAATGTGCTTCTATCATTTTTAAGTCTCCTAAAGATAAAGGTCAACCTACTGATGATCATAAAGCTGAACCGTTGACTGAAAGCAAAAAGGGAGCAAGTGCTAGTATTGATGAGAGTGAACCATCATTGAGAATAGTCAATAACTCCTTAAGGAACTCCCCACAAGATGTTATTCCTAGAGAAGATAGTCTTGATACTACTACTCCATCAGTTGATGTCTCTGATCTTGCAAGTGTAGAGCAAGGCGTTCAGGAGTCAGAGAATACAGTATCTAAAACTGGCAGACGCAAACCAGTAAGGAAGCGTGGGACTGGAGTTCGGAGGACACACTCTGTGAAAGCTGTGGTCGAGGATGCGAAGGCCATCCTTGGTGTGGGTTCTGATACAATCATTGAAGCTGAAATTAAACATCCTGCTGGGGCCCGAAAGCGTACTCGTCTCCAGGAGTCCAGGGCTACTGAAAGTGAACAGGATTTTGATCATAGTGAGGGGATTGCTGACAGTGCAACAACTGGTGGTCGAAGAAAAAGGCGGCAGACGGGTGCAGCTGATTCACAAAATGCCGGTCAAAGGCGCTACAACCTCAGGCGTCATACAAC TGCGCAAACCACAAGTGGGAAGCCCACGGATGAGGATGAGGCTGCCTCCAAAGGCAGTGATCAAAGGGTACAAAATCCACATGACGTGCATGCTCCATCATTGGATGCTGCTGCTGACAGTAGTTCAAGATTAAACTTGGTACAAGTTTCAACCACAAGAAGTATTGAGATCTCGTCCCATCGAATTCTCAGG TTTCCACCAGCTGACCAGGCCGACAATCATATTGAGGCTGGGAAATCGCTACAGAGTGCTTCATTAATTGGAGAAGAAAAGTTGGGAGAAAATAAAGCAGTGAATGAGGAGGTCAATGAGAACGAAGATGACCAGAATGATGATGAAGCCACCAGTGATGGCGGTGTTGATGGAGAAgacggagatggagatggagatggagatggagatggagatggagatggagatggagatgggGACGGTGACGGTAACGACTCTGATGGTCACCCCGGTCAAGCATCTATAGGAACGAAGTTATGGAACTTTTTTACATCATGA
- the LOC141644031 gene encoding uncharacterized protein LOC141644031 isoform X3: protein MHEEHAKLKALSETSVTDINTRMETLEKKRLDLEAKTHVADAKLAAADKKNSELDMKLQDLETRERILQREHMSLAEEKKAHQTYFQKHKKDLMEWERKLQEGEQKLCDSRRILREKEEKLHEIESTSREKEAYMDELQQKIELANATLKKMELDMEIKLADLDSKEKKAESLRCKLETSERELLEKEKRLSARESVELENLLRKHKTELDVKMHESELEMKKKRNAMEEEFSTKMQEIDSRRSEINHLEEMLGKKEHALEKKSERVKEKEKDIDIKMKALKEREKSMKAEEKSLQLEKKEIKADREGLEDLKKELETWRTNLREQELKIEEEQKELEVLQEERSNYLRLQTNLKQEYEFARRQSELIEKEAGELKLEREKFEKDWEALDEKRAAVDNKLKLLEEERASFEKLQKSEEDRSKRERAEREEHLRLESERIRLEKESFEASMDQQKKMYDEKAKNDHILMFQDLERERRDFYNDVEKRQNELKEVMEEKERAFEERTLKEMGNLHRLKEDADRKMKDMETERHRLEKEREEMELIKKQLEETRVEMSTDVNTLDNLSKTMKKQREEFARERRLFVAFIEQIKGCSNCGDSAQAFLCTDLHHVDDSYAKTEPTSMELSAKTYLSPATSNKSSLKLGGQMSVLRKCASIIFKSPKDKGQPTDDHKAEPLTESKKGASASIDESEPSLRIVNNSLRNSPQDVIPREDSLDTTTPSVDVSDLASVEQGVQESENTVSKTGRRKPVRKRGTGVRRTHSVKAVVEDAKAILGVGSDTIIEAEIKHPAGARKRTRLQESRATESEQDFDHSEGIADSATTGGRRKRRQTGAADSQNAGQRRYNLRRHTTAQTTSGKPTDEDEAASKGSDQRVQNPHDVHAPSLDAAADSSSRLNLVQVSTTRSIEISSHRILRFPPADQADNHIEAGKSLQSASLIGEEKLGENKAVNEEVNENEDDQNDDEATSDGGVDGEDGDGDGDGDGDGDGDGDGDGDGDGNDSDGHPGQASIGTKLWNFFTS, encoded by the exons ATGCACGAAGAACATGCAAAGCTTAAAGCTTTATCAGAAACTTCTGTGACAGATATAAACACTCGTATGGAAACTCTGGAGAAGAAACGTCTGGACTTAGAAGCAAAAACTCATGTAGCTGATGCCAAGCTTGCTGCCGCAGATAAAAAGAATTCTGAGCTAGACATGAAACTTCAAGATTTGGAAACGCGTGAAAGGATTTTACAGAGGGAGCACATGTCATTAGCTGAAGA GAAAAAAGCTCATCAAACATACTTTCAGAAACATAAGAAGGATTTGATGGAGTGGGAGAGAAAGTTACAGGAAGGAGAACAAAAGCTTTGCGACAGTCGGAGAATTCTCAGGGAGAAAGAGGAAAAGCTGCATGAAATTGAAAGTACTAGTAGAGAAAAGGAGGCTTACATGGATGAGCTGCAACAAAAGATTGAATTAGCTAATGCAACTCTAAAGAAAATGGAACTTGATATGGAGATTAAATTAGCAGATTTAGATTCAAAGGAAAAG AAAGCTGAATCTTTGAGATGTAAATTGGAGACGTCTGAGAGGGAATTGCTTGAAAAAGAAAAACGGCTTAGTGCAAGAGAAAGT GTGGAGTTGGAGAATCTTCTTCGTAAGCACAAAACAGAATTAGATGTTAAAATGCATGAATCTGAGTTAGAAATGAAGAAAAAGCGAAATGCCATGGAAGAGGAGTTCAGCACTAAAATGCAAGAGATCGATTCAAGGAGAAGTGAAATCAATCATCTTGAGGAGATGTTGGGTAAAAAAGAGCATGCATTGGAGAAAAAATCGGAGAGGGTGAAGGAGAAAGAAAAAGATATTGATATAAAGATGAAAGCTCTGAAAGAGAGAGAAAAATCTATGAAAGCAGAAGAGAAAAGCTTGCAGTTGGAGAAAAAAGAGATCAAGGCAGATAGAGAGGGCTTGGAGGATTTGAAAAAGGAACTTGAGACATGGAGAACTAACCTGAGGGAACAGGAACTTAAGATTGAAGAAGAGCAGAAAGAGCTTGAAGTATTACAGGAGGAGAGGTCTAACTATCTCCGATTGCAAACGAACCTTAAACAGGAATATGAGTTTGCAAGACGTCAGAGTGAGCTAATTGAGAAGGAAGCTGGGGAACTGAAGCTGGAACGGGAGAAGTTTGAGAAAGACTGGGAGGCATTGGATGAGAAACGAGCGGCTGTGGATAACAAACTTAAGCTGCTGGAGGAAGAAAGAGCCAGCTTTGAAAAATTGCAGAAGTCAGAGGAAGATCGATCAAAAAGGGAGAGAGCCGAGAGAGAGGAGCACCTGCGGCTTGAATCTGAGAGAATCAGATTAGAGAAAGAATCCTTTGAAGCTTCCATGGACCAACAGAAGAAAATGTATGATGAAAAGGCGAAAAATGACCATATCCTCATGTTTCAAGATCTTGAACGTGAGAGGCGTGATTTTTATAATGATGTGGAAAAGAGACAGAATGAACTGAAGGAGGTTATGGAAGAAAAGGAGAGAGCTTTTGAGGAGAGGACGCTGAAAGAGATGGGAAATCTCCACCGCTTGAAAGAAGATGCTGACAGAAAAATGAAAGATATGGAAACTGAAAGACATCGTTTGGAGAAAGAGAGGGAAGAAATGGAATTGATCAAGAAGCAGCTTGAAGAAACCCGTGTCGAAATGTCTACCGACGTTAACACTCTTGATAATCTTAGTAAAACTATGAAGAAGCAACGCGAAGAATTTGCCCGTGAGAGGCGTCTTTTTGTCGCTTTCATTGAGCAGATTAAGGGCTGCAGTAACTGTGGGGATTCTGCTCAAGCATTTCTTTGTACTGATCTGCATCATGTTGATGACAGTTATGCGAAGACTGAACCTACCTCTATGGAGTTGAGTGCAAAGACGTATCTGTCTCCTGCTACCTCAAATAAAAGTAGTTTGAAATTAGGCGGACAGATGAGCGTGCTTCGGAAATGTGCTTCTATCATTTTTAAGTCTCCTAAAGATAAAGGTCAACCTACTGATGATCATAAAGCTGAACCGTTGACTGAAAGCAAAAAGGGAGCAAGTGCTAGTATTGATGAGAGTGAACCATCATTGAGAATAGTCAATAACTCCTTAAGGAACTCCCCACAAGATGTTATTCCTAGAGAAGATAGTCTTGATACTACTACTCCATCAGTTGATGTCTCTGATCTTGCAAGTGTAGAGCAAGGCGTTCAGGAGTCAGAGAATACAGTATCTAAAACTGGCAGACGCAAACCAGTAAGGAAGCGTGGGACTGGAGTTCGGAGGACACACTCTGTGAAAGCTGTGGTCGAGGATGCGAAGGCCATCCTTGGTGTGGGTTCTGATACAATCATTGAAGCTGAAATTAAACATCCTGCTGGGGCCCGAAAGCGTACTCGTCTCCAGGAGTCCAGGGCTACTGAAAGTGAACAGGATTTTGATCATAGTGAGGGGATTGCTGACAGTGCAACAACTGGTGGTCGAAGAAAAAGGCGGCAGACGGGTGCAGCTGATTCACAAAATGCCGGTCAAAGGCGCTACAACCTCAGGCGTCATACAAC TGCGCAAACCACAAGTGGGAAGCCCACGGATGAGGATGAGGCTGCCTCCAAAGGCAGTGATCAAAGGGTACAAAATCCACATGACGTGCATGCTCCATCATTGGATGCTGCTGCTGACAGTAGTTCAAGATTAAACTTGGTACAAGTTTCAACCACAAGAAGTATTGAGATCTCGTCCCATCGAATTCTCAGG TTTCCACCAGCTGACCAGGCCGACAATCATATTGAGGCTGGGAAATCGCTACAGAGTGCTTCATTAATTGGAGAAGAAAAGTTGGGAGAAAATAAAGCAGTGAATGAGGAGGTCAATGAGAACGAAGATGACCAGAATGATGATGAAGCCACCAGTGATGGCGGTGTTGATGGAGAAgacggagatggagatggagatggagatggagatggagatggagatggagatggagatgggGACGGTGACGGTAACGACTCTGATGGTCACCCCGGTCAAGCATCTATAGGAACGAAGTTATGGAACTTTTTTACATCATGA